TGTGCAGAAATGCACTATAATTGATCAATAATGCCTAGCTGGATCTTTCATCAGGATTGGTTAGCCAAGATCTGTTTGGGAATTTTTAAATTTTGGCTAAAGAAGGGAAAATCTCTACTCACCTAAGGTTTTCTAAGAAGTTTATGCTCGCCATGGGTGGTTCAGGTCTAATTGTACACACCACCACAAGCTTTGACGTGCTATCTTCCAGGGCTTCTGCAGAGTGGATTAGCATGCTGCCAGTAGCCTTGGCAGAAACCAGTTATACTGCCTTTGTAAGACCTATTGTCCTCCTCCCAGAGTGTACTTTCTGAGAAGGCAGATGCAGGAACATCTTTTGTTGTCGCACGATGTCTTTCAGAAACTAGATACGTTATTTGTATTTCACCTTTTTAGCCATGCCACCTCGCACTTGCCGATCTAGAGAACATGGCAAAATTCCAGAGAAACAATTAGATAATGCCAGGCCCTGCTCACTGGCAATGTTAGCCTACAGTTTCTTGTTTAAAAGAGATAAAGTGCCCTCACTTTTGTTACATTTTGTCATGAGAGGTTTCTAAACTGAAATTACTAGTGCTAGTTTTAGAATCCAATGAGTATAGTTGGGTCATGGTGCACACATTCTTAAGTTCCAGACAGGCGATTGTTTACCTCTGCAGCAAATAGTTTTTTTCAACATGGAACACTTTTTGGACCAGTAGAGAAGCTATTTCTTGTCAATGATGGCTTATGAGAGAGATAGTCCTGCCCCCTTACAGAGACTGCACGCCTAAAGGATCAACTTCTTCTGATCTACCGTTGCGGATCAATTACATTGTATTTTTTATATCTTTGGGCTGTTTGATCAACAATTCATGATCTTCATGTACTAGATGATCTTTCTGTCTCCTTTGTAACATTTGTTAGCTCGTCAAATTTTAGCTTAACTGGCATGCTTCTCCAGCTTGCAAAGAAGTTCCACCCCGATACTAATAAAGATGATTCTGGCACAGAAAAGAAATTCCAGGAAGTTAACCGGGCCTATGAGGTATGAAGTTTTCGTAGACACAATTTATTCTGTTTGGTGAGCCATGGTGCATGTTTATCTAAAAGACTGCTATTGTTTGTGATTTTCTCTAGGTTTTGAAGGATGATGATAAGCGCGGAACATATGATCAGGTTCTTACTTTGTTTTGTATGAAAATAAAATAATATTAATATATAATTATAAACTCAATGCCATCATAAATAAGAAACAAGCTTTTAATTTCATTTCTTTCTGTGTTAACTGTTTATCTAAACTTGCTTACATAATGATAACATTGATTTTCTAATCACTAAAATTAATTCTAAGATACACGAAATCTAGTGCTTATGTATTAACTATTACATGTTGACAGCTTGGAGTTGAAGCTTATGAGCGCCTAGCATCAGGGGGTGGCCCAGATGGTTCCCCTGATAGCGGTGGGGACTTTGCTGGTGATAATCCATTTGGTGATATTTTTACCGATGTAAGAGGTCCTTTGTTTTTATTTAGTATCAGTAAATTGGCCCTTGTACATTTTTTGGTTGTCACTGTAAGCTGTTGTATCCACGAGGCTGTGCTTTACAAACTCAAAATATGTGATTGCCTTCAATGCAGGGACTTCAAAACATAAGTGGACTTTTTTTGTTTGAACCATGCAGGAGAACTGCATGTGAAATATATAGATAGAAGAAAAGGGGCGAACAGCCCATACGTGACTTAAAAAAAAATTGTACAAAGGTGTTCATGTAAACATTGTAGTGCACTTATGGTTTTTAACCTAATGCAGTTCCTTTATTCTTTAGTGTAAGGCGTAGGCTTATGTATACTTTAATAAACATATTATATGATGTAGTTccttgattttttatttttttgccatgtCAACCAGATCTTTGACAGAGGAGGCCAAGATGTCCAGGTTACTCTTCTTCATTGCAACGGTTACTTTGAACTTGATATATTGTTGCAAtgctcatttttctttttctcaatTGTAGATTCCTGTTGAATTGTCATTCATGGAAGCTGTTCAAGGATGCAGAAAAACTATTACATATGAGGCTGATGTTCTCTGTGGGACCTGCAGTACGTGTTATCATCTGTCTATTATTCCGTTGATGTAGGAATTTTCTGAATTGTGCGCACCCCCACCCCCACACCTCCCGTTTGATGGCTAAAGTGTAACATTTATTGATTGCAGATGGAAGTGGCGTTCCACCTGGCACTATACCTCAAACATGTAAAGCTTGTAGAGGTGCTGGTGTGGTATGTCTCCTTTTAAATGATGTTTTGACAGAGTATTTCACTCGGAGATTACTTTCCTGACCTTAAAAGTGTCATCTTATGAGTACAGACATTCATCCAGAGGGGTATGTTGAGTTTTGAATCTACTTGTTCTCGGTGCGGTGGAAGCGGAAAAATTGTGAAGGTACATTTCTGCCTCAAAGGCTTATTTTGTCTATATGTTCCTCCAAGTTTAGTCTTTATGGTATTATTGCCATGTAAGGTGAAGTTGCTGTCTGTTATGATCCTCAGTTACATCACTGTCATATGAGGTGAATTAACATCTTTGATGCTTTGAACAATTTGGGGTAGTAATTCTTAAGATTTCTGCATTATGCCAAGTACATGATATGAATTGCTCAATGTGATTGTACAGTAAATTGTTAATTCTGAACTTTCTGTTCTATGATTTATCCTAACTTAATCTGCTTTTCCATGTTTCACTTGAAGAGTTTTTGCAAGACATGTAAGGGCCATCAGCTTGTCAAGGGGAAAAAATCAGTCAAGCTTGACATAATGGCTGGTAAAAACGACTAATCATTACCATGTATATGCTTGATATCTGACTCGTTGCAACTTGAATTTGGGTATACAGAGCTCTTGGGTTCTTTTGGATAAGGTTTTACTTACCCGTGCCAGTGCGCTAGAGTAACAAGGGGCATGGGCATGCCAAAAAGATTGGCAACCATGTAAACTAGGTAGGGTAGATTTGGCCCGTGGCCACAAACCAAATATATGCATTTTGCATATAATTTTTGTTTATCGGTAGCTTTGCTTGCTGTAAAGTGTGAACTAAGACTAACTTACCTAGGTGGACATACCACTGATACCAACCCAACTACTTGACACAATGCAGAAGTATATCTCCCCTTCCAGACTTTATTTATTAGCACTACTAATGTAGAGATGGTACTTTTAACTGCAGTGGTGGACCTAGAATCTCAGACTTGGGGTGCCACAGTTCAAAGTTTGTGAAACTTTACACTATAGATAATTAGATAGTATAATTTGGTCTGAACATCGTCATAATCTCGACAAGTAGTCTTAAAGTTGCATTAACTTGTAGGTATTTAGTGTTAGGTACATACTAAAAAATGTTTTGCAATTTTCGAGGGGGTGCCACACTAAATCCGGCCCTGTTTAATGGCAATAGCTCATTTCACTGTTCTATTAAATATGCTTCTATTTAATTATTCTTCCTTTTCTGTTAATGTTTGAGTAGTTGTTACTACAAGTATGCAACTGCGCGGTTCTTTTGGAGTCTAGGAAAATACTTACATTTTTATGTGTATTATATATAACTAGCGCGCTTCTTCAGGAATTGATGACAATGAGACTATAAAGGTTCGTGGTCAGGGTGGTGCAGATGTGGAGCGCAATAAACCTGGTGACCTTCTTTTGACTATCAAGGTTACATTTCTCTTTGGTCAAATTTCCGACTCTATCTGTCAGTTAAATTGGTACTACCTCTGTAAACTTTTATTAGACGTTTTAGGTTACTAAAGTAGTGACCTAAAATGTCTTATagaagtttacagagggagtatgtttcAAGTGAAATTATGGCTTGTTTGTGTTGCTGCACTGTGGAGTCTAGTTAGTCAGGACAATTTATtaatttctttaatatttttctatGAAAAAAGAACCTTCATTTGTAAGTGCTTTCGTAAAGGAGCCCTAATACTCATTTTCCTATTACAGGTCAGAGAGGATCCTATCTTCCGTAGAGAAGGCAACCATGTGCATGTTGATGCTGTTCTAAGCATGGCCCAGGTGAACTCTCTTACTATTGTCGCCCTCCCCTTTGTTGTTCCCACCGATCTGAACTCTTAAGTAACTGCATTATGCAGATCACatctgttatgaccggcatattaggggcttagcccagttagtTGTGGCCCAGTTTATCTTaccgttattaggggcttagcccaattatcttattaggaggattatataaactcgtgtaaggacccgttttgggattaagcaagaagcaatcatatttgctcggcttccttagggagccgggaggcctaaccctagccgccgcccctacgctctctctctctctcgcgcgcgcgcacGCAACGATGGCGCCCCAGCGCCGGCGACCACGCCTTCGTCCACGCCATCCctccttccacccctacaacctgagaccacgccctggtagggatccggttcctaccaatttggtatcagatAGCTGCGGTGCGATCATGTTGTTATGACCGGCCGGACCTACGGCCGTACGAGGCCCACCGGGCAAGCTTAGCCCGCAAGTTATCTTAGTTTTTATTTCACATCGTGGTTATATATACAACTTGTAAGACTATTTTGAGAGGTAAGCAATAAGACTAttttctattgcccggctcccagaggagccggaaaccctaaaccctagccgccgcttgtcttcaccgccccgccgccggccgccgcgctccAGCCCTCGCCCTCCTCCCTTGTTCCCCTACAACCTACGTCCGAGATCGGGAAGAACTCTAGCTCCTATCACCTTGGTATCAGCTAGCTTGGTTTCGACCATGTCATCACCACCACCGACCCCGTCGCTGCCcctcgccaccaccgccgccgcgtcATCGCCGACCGCCACGGCCCCGCTGGCCCTCCCTTCGGCGCCGATGACTTCCACCTCCCGCGCGTCGACCGGCCAGTCGCCGCCCGCCGTCACGGATCCGCCGCCATCACCGTCCACCATGCCGACCCACTACTCCCCGGAGGCCATGGCCGGTGTCCTCAATGACCTGGTGGTCGCGGTCCAGGGCATCCGCCTTTACTTGGCCAGCCCGTAcgggccgccaccgccgctgccgccggccgtTCCATCCGGACCGCCGGCCCTGCCATGGTACTCGGTCCCCGCAGCAATCGCCGGGGGTTACCCGGCGCTCCCGCCGCCGGCTGCTCCAGCGCCGTCCTGGCCCCAGTGGCCGGCGCCCGCGCTCGCGGCGCCACCAACGCCGTCCGCGCCCGCGCTCGCGGAGCCACCCGCGCCGTCCGTGCCCGCCCCGGTCCCGCAATGGCCGGCCTGGCCCGCGCCAGCCCTAGCCGCGCCATCCGTGCGTGCTGCGCCGGTCCAGGTTCCACCGCTACCGCCCAGCTCCGGCCTGGGCTAGTCCACACCGGGTGGTCTTCCGATCCAGTAGGTCCGGTTCCCACCGTCATCGTCTCCGATTCCGGCCTAGCTCACCGGGACGTCGCCTCTGCCAGTTTACACGGAGGCCGGGGACCCGTCGGTGCCCCCGCTACAGTCCGGGGCCTCGTCGGGCTCCACGGGGGCCTACGCCGGCCTCTCCACCATGGACCGGGCGCCGTCATCAGCTCTCCGCATCGCCGAGCCGGTGGGCCCTGGCGCGCCGACCCAGACGCCGCCccggttcgccaagatcgacttcgccaccTATGACGGCTCGGACCacccgcttaactggctcaaccagtgctaCCAGTTTTTTTGTGGGGAGCGCACGCCCGCGTCAGAGCGCACTTGGCTGGCTTCCTACCACCTCCGCGGGGCAgcccagacatggtactacgccctcgagcaggacgagggcggcatacCCCCGTGGGAGCGTTTCCGCGAGCTGTGCCTTCTTCGTTTCGAACCGCCGATGCGCAGGAGCCGCTTGGCCGAGTTGGGCCGCCTgcccttcacctccacggtgcaggattTCACCGACCGCTTTCAGGCCCTGGCGTGTCACGCGCCAGGTGTGACGGCCCTACAGCGGGATGAACTCTTCGTCGGCGGTCTTCCcgaccacatccgcgtggacgttgagatgaaggggccccaagaccttcagacggccatgtactatgctCGGGCATTCGAGCAGCGCGCCCAGGCCTTGACGCGGACACCCGCGTCTCGTGGGGGCCggcacacccccccccccggcggcCACCT
This window of the Triticum aestivum cultivar Chinese Spring chromosome 5D, IWGSC CS RefSeq v2.1, whole genome shotgun sequence genome carries:
- the LOC123120081 gene encoding chaperone protein dnaJ GFA2, mitochondrial yields the protein MARVAASRLAAVVTSSKSKLEVFSRHLPAASSARGTPSRLLDPAKERRSPSWWCPSRSFHATARVDARDYYDVLGVSSDASASDIKKAYYGLAKKFHPDTNKDDSGTEKKFQEVNRAYEVLKDDDKRGTYDQLGVEAYERLASGGGPDGSPDSGGDFAGDNPFGDIFTDIFDRGGQDVQIPVELSFMEAVQGCRKTITYEADVLCGTCNGSGVPPGTIPQTCKACRGAGVTFIQRGMLSFESTCSRCGGSGKIVKSFCKTCKGHQLVKGKKSVKLDIMAGIDDNETIKVRGQGGADVERNKPGDLLLTIKVREDPIFRREGNHVHVDAVLSMAQAVLGGTVTIPTLTGNVSVKVRQGTQQGEKVVLRGKGIKAKNSSSYGNHYVHFNIRVPTELTPRQRELMEEFDKEESNDVARVAAASG